One Sphingopyxis macrogoltabida genomic region harbors:
- a CDS encoding VOC family protein codes for MSEAANFIWYELMTSDPAGAASFYGAVVGWTIAAQGEATAGGVDYRMIGRSDGGNAGGVLGLNADMLAGGARPIWLGYLHVADVDAAVAAIETDGGSVQMSAMDIPVGRIAMVTDPQGAPFYIMDPVPPPGMEGMESDVFSVTEAQHMRWNELATSDPDAAIAFYKKHFGWGQEGEMPMGEHGTYRFIQRGDVGLGAVMPLLEGYPAPIWSFYIGVDDIDRAHAAVTANGGTVTNEPMEIPGGEYAMNGIDPQGASFGLVGPRK; via the coding sequence ATGAGCGAAGCTGCGAATTTCATCTGGTACGAGCTGATGACGAGCGACCCCGCCGGTGCGGCAAGCTTTTACGGCGCGGTGGTCGGCTGGACCATCGCGGCGCAGGGCGAGGCAACCGCGGGCGGGGTCGATTATCGCATGATCGGGCGCAGCGACGGCGGCAATGCCGGTGGGGTGCTCGGGCTCAATGCCGACATGCTCGCGGGCGGCGCACGGCCGATCTGGCTCGGCTATCTGCATGTCGCGGACGTCGATGCGGCGGTCGCGGCGATCGAGACCGACGGCGGCAGCGTCCAGATGAGCGCGATGGACATCCCGGTCGGGCGCATCGCGATGGTCACCGACCCGCAGGGCGCGCCCTTCTATATCATGGATCCCGTGCCGCCGCCGGGCATGGAGGGGATGGAAAGCGACGTCTTTTCGGTGACCGAGGCGCAGCATATGCGCTGGAACGAGCTGGCGACGAGCGATCCCGACGCCGCCATCGCCTTTTACAAGAAGCATTTCGGCTGGGGTCAGGAAGGCGAGATGCCGATGGGCGAGCATGGCACCTATCGCTTCATCCAGCGCGGCGACGTCGGGCTGGGCGCGGTGATGCCATTGCTGGAGGGCTATCCCGCCCCGATCTGGAGCTTCTACATCGGCGTCGACGACATCGACCGCGCGCACGCCGCGGTGACCGCGAACGGCGGCACCGTCACCAACGAACCGATGGAAATTCCGGGCGGCGAATATGCGATGAATGGCATCGACCCGCAGGGCGCCTCCTTCGGCCTCGTCGGCCCGCGCAAATAG
- a CDS encoding DUF899 family protein, whose translation MTDNPKLVPAEELVRRSTRRPLPNESAEYRAARDALLVEEIELRRHLARVAAQRRALPPGGAVTHDYRFVGAEGEVGLAELFGGHDTLFVYGMMYGPERKQACPMCTATVANWDPEVPHLEQRIGFAVVARSPYPRLAAFAREQGWDHLKLYSDPSGDFWQDYIGETRDDDMAGYSVFTRRDGTIRHFWSVEGGPEIADPGQDPHGAPDPNSLWNLLDLTPEGRGTDWYPSLSYDD comes from the coding sequence ATGACCGACAACCCGAAACTCGTACCCGCGGAAGAGCTGGTCCGGCGTAGCACGCGCCGGCCGCTGCCGAACGAGAGCGCCGAATATCGCGCCGCGCGCGATGCGCTGCTGGTCGAGGAGATCGAGCTGCGCCGCCACCTCGCGCGCGTCGCGGCGCAGCGGCGCGCGCTGCCCCCCGGTGGCGCGGTGACGCATGACTATCGCTTCGTCGGCGCCGAGGGTGAGGTCGGCCTTGCCGAATTGTTCGGCGGCCACGACACGCTGTTCGTCTATGGCATGATGTACGGCCCCGAACGCAAGCAGGCGTGCCCGATGTGCACCGCGACGGTCGCGAACTGGGACCCCGAGGTGCCGCATCTCGAACAACGGATCGGTTTCGCGGTCGTCGCCCGCTCGCCCTATCCGCGCCTCGCCGCCTTTGCGCGCGAACAGGGCTGGGATCATCTGAAGCTCTATTCGGACCCGAGCGGTGATTTCTGGCAGGATTATATCGGCGAGACCCGCGACGACGACATGGCGGGGTACAGCGTCTTCACCCGGCGTGACGGGACGATCCGCCATTTCTGGAGCGTCGAGGGCGGCCCCGAAATCGCCGACCCGGGGCAGGACCCGCACGGCGCGCCCGACCCCAATTCGCTGTGGAACCTGCTCGACCTGACCCCCGAGGGCCGCGGAACCGACTGGTACCCCAGCCTGAGCTACGACGACTGA
- a CDS encoding VOC family protein: MTNKATLCLWYDKDAEEAANFYAATFPDSKVGATHRAPGDNPSGKEGDVLTVDFTVLGFPCIGLNGGPAFQHNEAFSFQVHTDTQEETDRLWNAIVDNGGAENMCGWCKDKWGVNWQITPRVLTDVMTNPDKDAAKRASEAMMAMKKIDIATIEAAIRGEKVGAA; this comes from the coding sequence ATGACGAATAAAGCGACGCTGTGCCTGTGGTACGACAAGGACGCCGAGGAAGCGGCGAACTTCTATGCGGCCACCTTTCCCGACAGCAAGGTTGGCGCTACCCACCGCGCGCCCGGCGACAACCCGAGCGGCAAGGAGGGCGACGTGCTGACCGTCGACTTCACCGTGCTCGGCTTTCCGTGCATCGGCCTCAACGGCGGCCCTGCCTTCCAGCATAACGAGGCCTTTTCCTTCCAGGTTCACACCGACACGCAGGAGGAAACCGACCGGCTGTGGAACGCGATCGTCGATAACGGCGGCGCCGAAAACATGTGCGGCTGGTGCAAGGACAAATGGGGCGTCAACTGGCAGATCACCCCGCGCGTCCTGACCGACGTGATGACCAACCCCGACAAGGATGCCGCCAAGCGCGCATCCGAGGCGATGATGGCGATGAAGAAGATCGACATCGCGACGATCGAAGCCGCGATCCGGGGCGAAAAAGTTGGCGCGGCGTAG
- a CDS encoding glutathione S-transferase family protein: MLSFYGHPFSSYTWKALIALYEKGIDFDYRSVDPAFPDHMPELRAHWPVGQFPLIVHDGTPYFESSIIIEYLDHLVPEPRLIPAEFDAALKVRLFDRVFDNHVMGRMQAVVADAIRGPDNHVPMIVDQSKAALETVYGWLDKELAGGGWATPYGFSLADCAAGPSLFYADWVHPIPEALENLCAYRARLLAHPSIARCVEEARPYRAYFPLGAPDRD, encoded by the coding sequence ATGCTGAGCTTCTATGGCCACCCCTTTTCCTCCTACACCTGGAAGGCGCTGATCGCGCTTTACGAGAAGGGGATCGATTTCGACTATCGCTCGGTCGACCCCGCCTTTCCCGATCATATGCCCGAACTCAGGGCGCATTGGCCGGTCGGCCAGTTCCCGCTGATCGTCCATGACGGCACGCCCTATTTCGAATCGTCGATCATCATCGAATATCTCGACCATCTGGTCCCCGAACCGCGGCTGATCCCGGCAGAGTTCGACGCGGCGCTGAAGGTGCGATTGTTCGACCGCGTCTTCGACAATCATGTGATGGGCCGGATGCAGGCGGTGGTCGCCGATGCGATCCGCGGCCCCGACAATCATGTGCCGATGATCGTCGACCAGTCGAAGGCGGCGCTCGAAACCGTCTATGGCTGGCTCGACAAGGAACTGGCGGGCGGCGGCTGGGCGACGCCCTACGGCTTCAGTCTTGCCGATTGCGCGGCGGGACCGTCGCTCTTTTACGCTGACTGGGTGCATCCGATCCCCGAAGCCCTTGAGAATCTGTGCGCCTATCGCGCCCGCCTGCTCGCGCATCCGTCGATCGCACGCTGCGTCGAGGAGGCGCGGCCGTATCGCGCCTATTTCCCGCTCGGCGCGCCCGACCGCGATTGA